The Vescimonas coprocola genome includes a window with the following:
- a CDS encoding YbjN domain-containing protein — translation MLSSTRQFTDAMDNKGIKYEYKGTTDSGKDVVVLRYTCENISTLTLQFFFDEDCKSVAIRMFDLVKFPESKLPTMLAAINQQNARFRFVKFVIDTNDHTVQAEADVAFRSHDVGDICLEYVSRCINICDDAYPELMKALWG, via the coding sequence ATGCTTTCTTCCACCAGACAGTTCACCGACGCTATGGACAACAAGGGCATCAAATATGAGTACAAGGGTACCACCGACTCCGGCAAGGACGTTGTCGTGCTGCGCTACACCTGCGAGAACATCTCCACCCTGACGCTGCAATTTTTCTTCGACGAGGACTGCAAGTCGGTGGCCATCCGGATGTTCGATCTGGTGAAATTCCCGGAGAGCAAGCTGCCCACCATGCTGGCTGCCATCAATCAGCAGAACGCCAGGTTCCGCTTCGTGAAGTTCGTCATTGATACCAATGACCACACCGTGCAGGCGGAGGCGGACGTGGCCTTCCGCAGCCACGATGTGGGGGATATCTGTCTGGAGTATGTCTCCCGGTGCATCAACATCTGTGACGATGCCTACCCGGAGCTGATGAAGGCCCTCTGGGGCTGA